From one uncultured Methanoregula sp. genomic stretch:
- a CDS encoding DUF6498-containing protein, whose translation MMQFPHPFSRILSGDLIHNYPLLSLILANLVTIVLAVLGNWDLATVMFIYWVQSVIIGVFTAVSLITAGSAQKFSSADSGDPVAETAATLDRFGSVAARFGLAGFFVIHYGIFHIAYYEILIGSGLFGPVNFADPGIWISCGIFFLNHLYSFIVHWNVHIRGDGGDDFFAPYHRIIPMHLTIIFGSMVIYSLQDIGIESTMPVLVLFLVLRMCADIAAHNAKNSPRVTGTV comes from the coding sequence ATGATGCAGTTCCCGCACCCGTTCTCCCGCATCCTTTCAGGAGATCTCATCCATAATTACCCGCTCCTCTCCCTTATCCTTGCCAACCTCGTCACCATTGTGCTTGCGGTCCTCGGGAACTGGGACCTTGCCACCGTGATGTTCATCTACTGGGTGCAAAGCGTCATCATCGGGGTGTTCACGGCGGTCTCCCTCATAACGGCCGGTTCTGCACAGAAATTTTCCTCCGCTGACAGCGGGGATCCTGTTGCAGAAACGGCCGCGACCCTGGATCGGTTTGGCAGCGTTGCTGCCCGCTTCGGACTTGCCGGATTCTTCGTTATCCACTATGGGATCTTCCACATTGCCTATTACGAGATCCTTATCGGGTCAGGTCTCTTCGGGCCGGTGAATTTTGCAGATCCGGGCATCTGGATTTCCTGCGGGATTTTTTTCCTTAACCATCTCTATTCTTTCATCGTCCACTGGAATGTTCACATACGGGGGGACGGCGGGGATGATTTCTTTGCACCCTACCACCGGATCATCCCGATGCACCTGACGATCATCTTCGGCAGCATGGTGATTTATTCCCTGCAGGATATCGGAATCGAATCTACCATGCCGGTCCTTGTCCTCTTCCTCGTCCTCAGGATGTGTGCAGATATCGCTGCCCACAATGCAAAAAATTCGCCCCGGGTCACGGGGACTGTCTGA
- a CDS encoding flavodoxin domain-containing protein has protein sequence MEKRILVAYATRNGSTAEIAQAIGRELEKTGTAITVADIMTIRSLEGYTAVVIGGPLYMGRMDGLVIKFVKKYTGELSHMPVAIFAVGLAPKDPKPEAIGNAMMALETAIIPLSPVSTALFAGKLDPAKIGFLMRKFMEMAKIPYGDFRDWETIAAWAKELGDKLR, from the coding sequence ATGGAAAAACGGATACTTGTCGCGTACGCAACCCGGAACGGCTCCACTGCAGAGATTGCCCAGGCAATCGGCAGGGAACTGGAAAAGACCGGCACTGCAATCACGGTAGCGGACATAATGACCATCCGGTCACTTGAAGGATATACGGCGGTTGTAATCGGCGGTCCGCTCTATATGGGACGCATGGATGGGCTGGTAATAAAATTTGTAAAAAAATACACGGGTGAGCTGTCACACATGCCTGTTGCGATCTTCGCGGTCGGGCTTGCTCCCAAAGACCCGAAACCCGAAGCCATTGGAAATGCGATGATGGCCCTTGAAACGGCCATCATACCTCTCTCTCCGGTCTCAACGGCCCTGTTCGCCGGTAAGCTGGACCCGGCAAAAATAGGTTTTCTGATGCGCAAGTTCATGGAGATGGCAAAGATACCTTATGGCGATTTCCGCGACTGGGAGACAATTGCAGCATGGGCAAAAGAGTTGGGGGATAAACTCAGGTAG
- a CDS encoding GNAT family N-acetyltransferase: MAFIEYHTVDTRDLELIRPLWKQLNTHHHALAKTFRSQYERWTFDDRKAYFEKLGAAGSLRVDLASDPETRRCVGYCVSSLSPEKTGELESIFIEEGCCSRGIGSVLVTRALAWLDSGGSIRNRVSVADGNEMAWEFYRKFGFSPRMTILEQKMD; encoded by the coding sequence ATGGCATTTATTGAATACCACACGGTCGATACCCGCGATCTCGAATTGATCCGGCCGCTCTGGAAACAGCTCAATACTCACCACCATGCTCTGGCAAAGACGTTCCGGAGCCAATACGAACGGTGGACTTTCGACGACCGTAAGGCATACTTTGAAAAGCTCGGTGCAGCCGGGTCCCTACGGGTGGATCTCGCCTCCGATCCTGAAACGAGGCGGTGCGTGGGATACTGCGTGAGTTCTCTCTCACCGGAAAAAACAGGAGAGTTAGAATCGATCTTTATCGAAGAGGGATGCTGCTCGCGGGGGATCGGATCAGTACTGGTCACCCGGGCGCTCGCATGGCTCGATTCAGGTGGCTCAATCAGGAACCGGGTCTCAGTCGCAGACGGGAATGAGATGGCATGGGAATTTTACCGGAAGTTCGGGTTTTCTCCCCGCATGACCATTCTTGAGCAGAAGATGGATTGA